AGCTTTTCTGTCCCCACCAGGATCCCAGCAAGGGGCCCCTGAAAGCCGAGACTGGGAGCAGCTGAGGACAGAGGACCCCGCTCGGGGAGGGGCAGCTCCCAGCACAAGACCGAGGACCCTGCCTGGGCCGGAGGGCGTACACGGAGCAGCCGCCCTGAGAGGAGCCCTGTCCTTCCCAAATCCGCCAAAGTCCTTCCCTGAAATCGGACCCTGGCTCCAGCGTCCCACCTAGGAGGGTGTGGGAGAATGTGGGGACATGGGGCCTCAGTGCTCCTGCCCAGAGCCCGCAGCCCTGACCTAGAAGGGCTCCCGTCTGACGGTGGAGCCTGCCGGAAACAGGGAGCACGGCCCGCACAGCCCTGGGCCCGGCACCCGGGGCGGGAACGGCCTGGACGGACGGAGGTGCAGCTCCAGGGTGCTCATGGAGCCTCAGCCATTCTCACGTGGTGCTCCAGGCGCCAGGaattccctccctttctccatgAGCCCCCAGCCCGGAGCGCAGGGGTCTGACGGTGGCCGAGGGTGGCAGCCTCCCACAGCATAGGCACCCGCATTAGGGCTCAGGTGCCTGCGTCCCTgctgggggacagagggacagcCTGGGTCAGGGCAGCCAGCAGAGTCTGGCTCTGACTTCTCCAGGGAAGGGGCCCCAACCCAGGACAGTCACCTTTGGGGTGGCCGTGAGACCACACCAGACCCTGGCGGAAGCCAGGCTGATGGGcatgtcccctcccctccagcccaggCATCCCCCACACAGAGCTGCAGCTGGGCAAGAGGTCCATGGGGGCTGGGGACAGCGACATTGAGGACCTCCGTGGTGGGGACACGCTTGGACTCCGATCACTGGGGACTCTGGCCAGTGGCAGGACAGAGTGTGGCCTGGCGTGCCCACCTGCCCAGGAAATTCTCGGGCTGGCTGGGGCGCAGATGCAGAGCTGTGGGGACATCAGACCTTCATCTCCACCTGGAACCCAGCAGAGCCCCATCCCAGAAGGAGCCTGTTGCTGCTCCCAGAGCCGCCCACTCACAGGAACCGTCCCCAGAGCTGTTGCGATTTGCTGACTCCGCGCCCAGAGTGGGAGCCGCTGGCCCCGCGCCTGCATGCGCCCCACCGAGAGTCTGCAGAGGCCTCAGTCGGTCCTCACTGGGCCGGGGTGGTTTCTAGATTTGGACGAGGCGCAGACAAACCCGCCCTCTGTCCACAGACGGGAATCTCTGCCCAGGTCTGTCCTTTCTTGACGaaggcggggcagggcggggctctCAGGGCTCCCCCGCCGGCAGCTGGCAGTGTGGCACAGCACACACAGCGCAGGTGAAGTGAAAGGTTGGCCCTTGATTTACTCACAGGTGAGGTTAAAACACTGGCAAATCACAATTCCGGATTACCCATAAGGCACTCTGTGCGTGGAGACAGGAAACAGGAGGGGACGGCACGTGTTTGCCTGGCCCAGGAGCACCCGGAACACGAGGGTGCGGGGAACAGGGTCCTGGGCCCGGCCAGCAGCTACGGGAAGGCGGGGTCCGCGATGCCGTGGTCGGGGTTGCAGCTGAAGGCGATGGTGATGGCGTAGCGGGTGCCCCAGTGGACCTTCTCCACCCGGTGCAGGTTCTCGGACCCCGAGGTGAAGAAGGAGACCCGAcctgggagggaaggagagagaggcgGCTGTGGGGGCCACACCCACGCTGGAGGCCTGCTGGGGTCCCGGCAGCAACCGCTGCCAGTCACCATGACAACCTGCAGAGCCCGAGAAACCTGAGCCCTGCCAGGAACTGCCCGAGAGGAGCCCGGAAGACAAAcccagcagggctgggaccagaacCTTCCGGCCACCAGGGCCTCTGTGCCGGCAGGCGGAGAAGCAGCCACAGACACAGGCATGTGGCCCGTTGCTCTCCCAGCAGACGCTCGGCCCTGGGCCGACGTCCAGCAGGCGCCACCCCAGGCAGCAGCTCCGAGTGAGACCTGCCCCTGCCCACAGCGGTCCAGGCCCTGCCCGGCGCCTCCTACCAGCTCTGGGCTCCACCGTCTTGTTGGCCCCCTCCTCCATGAACACAAACCGCCCCCCGCCGAAGTCCTGCAGGTAGTCGGAGAGGTACAGCAGCGAGGTGTAGTCGAAGGAGCCGTAGGTCACCTGCGGGGCAAAGCCAGGAGGCCGTGGGTCAGGCGCCCTGGAGGAACCAGGTTCTCAACAGGAGGCCGGAGCACCTGCCCCTTGTTTTCCAGAAAGCGAACAGGAAAGACACGTCAGGTGGCCCCTTCACACCTTCAGAGAAACCCGTGAAGCCACAACCTCGTGCATCTCTGCACGAAATCCATGCAGCGTAAAATCCACCATCTTTACCCCCTCTAAGCCCGAGTCGGGCACTAAGCACATCCACACGGCTGTGCGGCCATCAGCACCGTCCAGCTCCACACCTTTCTCATGTCCCCAGTGGACGCCGTCCTCGCCGGGCGCTCACTCCCCTCCCCGGCCACCTCTACTGTCCTGCCGTCTCTGTGAGGCAGCGTCACACGCACTTTCCCCGCGACTGCGACCCCGCTGCGCAGCATTTTGGGGGCCACCCCTGCATTTGCCCCCACGTCCTGTTGACAAGGACTCAGCTCATGGAACAGCCTGGGCTGGGGATGGGGCCGCCTGGGGTGGCCCTGCCAGGTGGGGTGACTGCCCTGTGGGAGGGACGGTGGGTCTCCACCTGGCTCCGCTGTCAGGAGTGAACCAGGGCGTGGAGGAGGGAGAAGCCGcggagagggaggtggggagggatcACGCCGGCCTGGGCAGGGCGCAGGCTCGGAAGGTCACACACGGCACAGCACCCAGGCAGCGGACGGAGCCCGGCCTTGAAGGCAGCCCCCAGGGTCCGGGCGTGGGTGCGTCAGGCCACCTCCACGACCTCCACGGAGGGGCGACCCCCACCTGCAGGATGGGGGATGACGGCAGGGCCCCGGCACCTGCTCAGACTCCGCCATTCCTCCCCTTGGTCGTCAGACTGAAGGGAACCCAAACTCCCGTTGTCCCCTGGGGCTGGCCACGCCGCCCCACCCCGGCTGCACACGTGGGCTTCGCCCTCCCTAACAGGAGGAAAACAGTGGCCAGAAGTTGACAGGACACAGTGTCTGTGGATGTTGTTTTATGCGCCAAGAAAGCAGCGAAGGAGCTCTAGATCCCGGACTGTGGTCACCCGGGGGGcgaggggctgcagggagggctgcAGACGTATGAAACTGctgcctttttatgtttttttttcacctttaaacCTTGTAGGTTGCACTGACTTCTTTAAACAATTGGATTTATAGTACGGAACGCTGCCTAGACCTCACAGCGAGAAAGCTGCCAACTTTCCCAACAGTTCTGTTTCACTGAAACAAATGCCTTTGCtaattagaaaaacataaatccTCAAATGCTACTCTGGGTTCCTGATAAACAGAATTTAGTCAAGGGCCGGAAAGAAATTAGGGGAGAAGTGGACCAAAGAGCAGCTGCTTCCCTCGCCCCTTCTGGGGTGGCTGTTGGCGCTGGTGAGACGCAAACGAGCACAAACCCGGACACGGGAGGGGCATGTTCCCAGCGCTGCCGCCCACACAGGGAGGTGGTTCTACCGCACAGCACTGAAGACAGGGCTCTGAAGGGTGACCCCAAACCTTGGGCGGCCAAAACGTGAACAGCGGTGGGGACAACCGCCAGGCTGCTGTCCCATAAGGAGAATCTGCCTTTGCTGTACAgactttacttcctcagctgcaTCAACCGCATTCAAAATGCCCCTTAAAGCCTCAGAAAAGACGACATCTAAATGCTAAAGGCGCAAACGCCGCAGAGGCTGGCAAATCTGCAGAGCGCCCGGTGGCCGAGGACCACAGGAGAACTGGAAAGGGACGTGGCCTTGCTGGGTGTGGCCTGGAGCTGCGCTAACCTTGCCCACGTGTGGTCACCTTGTCCACACGCCCAGCTTGCTCATGCGAGCCCACCTTGCCCACGTGCCCACCTTGCTCACGCGAGCCCACCGTGCCCACCTTGGTCATGTGAGCCCACCGTGCCCACCTTGGTCACGCGAGCCCACCTTGCTCATGCGAGCCCACCTTGCTCACGTGCCCACCTTGCCCACTGTGCCGACCTTGCCCACGTGCCCACCTTGCCCACCATGCCCACGTGCCCACCTTGCCCACGCGAGCCCACCTTGCCCACGTGCCCACCTTGCCCACGTGCCCACCTTGCCCACCTTGCCCACGCGAGCCCACCTTGCCCACGTGCCCACCTTGCCCACCTTGCCCACGTGCCCACCTTGCTCACGCGAGCCCACCTTGCCCGCGAGCCCACCTTGCCCGCGTGCCCACCTTGCCCGCGTGCCCACCTTGCCCACCTTGCCCACCTTGCCCACCTTGCTCACGCGAGCCCACCTTGCCCACGTGCCCACCTTGCCCACGTGCCCACCTTGCCCACCGTGCCCACCTTGCCCACGTGCCCACCTTGCCCACGTGCCCACCTTGCTCACGCGAGCCCACCTTGCCCACGTGCCCACCTTGCCCACGTGCCCACCTTGCTCACGCGAGCCCACCTTGCCCACCGTGCCCACCTTGCCCACGTGCCCACCTTGCCCATGTGCCCACCTTGCTCACGCGAGCCCACCTTGCCCACGTGCCCACCTTGCCCACGTGCCCACCTTGCTCACGCGAGCCCACCTTGCCCACGTGCCCACCTTGCTCACGCGAGCCCACCTTGCCCACGTGCCCACCTTGCCCACGTGCCCACCGTGCCCACCTTGCCCACGTGCCCACCTTGCCCACGTGCCCACCTTGCTCACGCGAGCCCACCTTGCCCACGTGCCCACCTTGCTCACCGTGCCCACCTTGTCCACGTGCCCACCTTGTCCACGTGTGCGTGCCAGTACTCGTCGTGCGCCGTCCGCGCCGCCGTGCTGTTTATGCGGGAGAAGAACGTGGGCTTCGTCAGGTGCAGGGCGGACGGGCTGATGCCGAAGGCCTCAGCGATCGTGAGCTGCACCTTCTGCCGCACGTCCCTGAGGAGGACACGGCGTCACTGGGAGCCGCTCGTCCCCAGAGGAGAGGACGGACTTCTCCGAGGGTCCCCAAGCGCCTGCAGACAGTCACAGGCCAGGGGACGGCGGGAAGATGAATGTACAGGTGCTCGGCACACGTGACGGGCTGTCACCCACGACCACAACCCTGACGCCCAGGGAATGGTCAGGGCACCTTCAGCTCTGCTCCCCGGGCAGCGCAGAGCCCTGCAGGAAAGACAACGTGGGTGACGGGGGCACCACGGGGACCCCACTGTGGGCGCTGGTGTGGTGAACCCAGCCCCAGACGCCCCAGGCACACGGCTGCACGGACTCGGCTTGCAGACCCTGGTTGGCAAGAAAGGGGCTGCTGCCACACGCGTGTGGGCACAGGGGTGGGGAGTGTGGACATGGAGCACAGGTGGGGCATGTGGGGTgcgtggggggcaggtggggtgcgtggggggcaggtggggtgcgtggggggcaggtggggtgcgtggggggcaggtggggtgcgtggggggcaggtggggtgcgtggggggcaggtggggtgtgtggggggcaggtggggtgtgtgggggcaggtggggtgcgtggggggcaggtggggtgtgtggggggcaggtggggtgtgtgggggcaggcagggcggTGAGTGTGGACTGTCTGTCTGTGTTGGGGTCAAGGGGACCCTCAGCCCAGTACCCCACGCCCTGAACAGATCGCTCTGACGTGGACGGGCGGCTCGGCGGGCGCAGGGGCCGCCCGAGCTGTCAATCACCCGGACACTCGGCTGGTTCCTCCTCATCTCAACCTGGGCTCGTCCAGTAGAGCTGTTTAAACTATCGCCTTTGTGAAAACAGCTGAAACATTCACAGATGTTTCATCCCATGACAAAGGCTGTCAGTGTTTCCTCCCAGCTGATTTTATACATACATGAAATAAGAAGCCACCTCGCCGGGCATGCCAGGACCACAGTGTGACGACGGTGGTTACGAACCAGCCTTCCGTGGGTTTGGTCCCCGAGAATTCGCCTCGGTGCAccctcccccaccgccaccccacTTGCTAGGTCCTCACCGGTACAACCGGAAGTCCTCTTCCGAGAAGACAGTTCGTATCTTATCCCCAAAgtatctgaaaaaataaagagtgTTAACACAGGTAAcactttattcatcttttcctcGTTTCCTTTCAATTTAGTTGTTCCTCAGGCGACCCAGCACGTCCCTGAGAATGGCCTCGTCCCTGTCATCTCAGAGCTACTCGGCTTCTGCGATGGCACCTGTGCTGTGAGCAGGGATGGCAGGCGAGGAGCCGCGGCTGAGGAGGCCACAGCGCCGATCCAGGCTGGGAAACCTCGGTGCCTCCCGGCCCCACACGGAGCGTCACGGCTCACAGGGCTGCCTCCCGCACctccctcccgcctctgcctcccgccTGCCACGTGCCGCAGCCACCTcgccctccagccccagcccacggCTTCCGGAGGAGCCAGAGAACAGAACACCAGACCCTCCCGAAGCGTCACGAACAAGGGTCCTGCCCTGGAACAGGCGGGGGATGTTCCGTCTTGACAAGGAGCCCAGAGCAGAGGCGACAGCGCAGCCCCCACAGCTAAGAAACCAAGACGCTCACTCAGCGCGGCCTTGGGGGTTTCCACCGTCCGGGCTCTCACCTGTACAGGTTCACAAAGTGCTTCCCGACAGACAGGGCCCCCGAGTGCAAGTCCAGAATGGATGCCTGGAAGAGACGTTTGCTGAGTAAAACTGTGAGGCCGCGGCAGGGGCGATGGTCACTGCCAAAGTTGCTGCAGGTGAACACGCGTCCCCGAGATCCTGCCGCACACCCGGGCCCGGCTTCCTCAGCACCCTGCCTTGCacgccccctcctgccccaacATGCTCGTGCTGTCTGAAGACCTCAGTCGCACTCGAGTGTGTGAGGACGGCCCGCAGACGCGTCCCCACGTCACCTGTGGTCTCCGCCCCACAGTCCCAGGCCCGTcgtccccctccctgccttcaGCTCCAGGTGAAACACACGGGATGAGCCGCAGACGCGCGGAGTGACGCCCACGGGGCCACCAGCACGTCGAGGCAATAACATGCCCATCGCCCCGTGAGCCCCGCCTGGGGGTCTGCGCGGTTGCGAGATGGGAGTGCGTCATCTGGGCGTGCTCTTTCCGGCTGGCGGCTTTCGCTCGGCGTAACTGCCCTGAGACCCAACGTGCGGCTGTGCGTGTGGATCGTGCACTGTGTTTCACCGCTGGGGCGTCCCTGTGTGGGGGCTGCGTGTGTCCGTCCTGCACCTGTGGCCTGGGGCCACCACCAGGGGAGCTCTGTGCACGCTGGTCACCAGTCCGTGTGACGTGTGCGTATTCCTCTCGGGTCCGTCCTGTCGGTGCAACTGCTGGGTCACAGCTCTtcgtttctttcttctttttgttttgtgtttgttttatttttttgagacgagATCTGGTtctgtcgcccagactggagtgcagccTCGAGCCTCTTTAAGGGACTGCCGGGATCTTTTCTGCCCCAACCTCACCTCTACGTCCCCACACCTGGGGGAAGTGGCCACCCGTGTGGACTGTTTCACCCCTACCGCGACCCAAGGGAGCCACTACTGCTGTCCCTTCTCAGTGCTGCGGCGACCAGCGCAGGGGGACAACCTTAGTTTGGGCTCAAATAATGCCAACTGAACTTAAAGTCTTCAAATCGGCTAATTCAGCTCTAGACAACTGCCCCGTGAATGCCAAGGAAGGAGCAACAGGGGAACCCACTCGCTGAGAGGTTTTCAATAACTAGTCCCCCCAAACCAGCTGGAATAGAAGAAGAAACTTCATTTTCAGAGCCCAAGAGAAAAGAGTTTTCAGGATGATGTCATGTAGGTAATCAGAGAAATACTTTGAAATTCTAGAAAGGTCTATAAATTAATCTTACTGGAAGTTTCAAATATGCACAATGACTCGGGTCTGTACGGTGACTGTAATTCAATGTGATCACCAAAATGTGCGGAGAGGACAGGTCTTCAAAAATCCCGCACTGGCCGCGTGTGGTGGTGGCACccgtagccccagctactcgggaggttgaggcaggaaaaTGGCTGAGCCCAGCTCCAGTGAGtggtgatgacgccactgcattccacccagggcaacagagaagaccttggttttttttttttttttttttttgagacagagtctcgctttgttgcctgggctagagtgaatgccatggcgtcagcctagctcacagcaacctcaaactcctgggcttaagtgatcctaccgcctcagcctcctgagtagctgggactacaggcatgcgccaccatgcccggctaattttgtctatatatattttagttggccagataatttctttctatttttactagagacggggtctcgctcttgctcaggctggtctcgaactcctgacctcaaacgatccacccgcctcggcctcccagagtgctaggattacaggcgtgagccacagcgcccggccagAGAAgaccttctttttaaagaaaaaaattccgcacactaagaaagaaaactttaatcTTGAGGAGATCAGAGTGCAGTTGGCTCGGTGATCTTTGGCTGCTGTGACACGAACCGGGGGCTTCAAACAACAGAAGTTgattctctcagttctggaggccagagcgTCACGGCCGCCACCCTCTGCAGGCTCCGGGGAGGCCTGCATCCCTTGGCTGTGGCTGTACCGCCCCAGCCTCTGTTCCCAAACGCCCCGCTTATCTCATACGGACACGCACAGGACTTAGAGCCCAGCCCCAGCACCTGAGTGACCCCATCCCAAGAGCTGTCACCGTGTCCGCCAAGATCCTGTCCCAAGTCGGAGCAAGTTCACAGGCTCTGGGTGGACATGTCCCCTGAGGCCACTGCTGAGCCCAGCAGTCCTGCGGGGCGTGTGCAGAGGCCTCCGGCTCCACGGGGGCATCTCCCGGCCCCTCACTTGGCCCTGACTCTCACCTCCTCCACCCTCCATGTGACCCAAAGCCCCGTGAAGACCCCACGAACATCTAAGGACACTTTCTTCCCAACAAGGGAACATCTGGGGGCTTCTGGGCGCCCGTCAGGTGCGGCTGCATGGTTGGTGCTGACAAACGCCATGGCTGGCCCATAGCCCGGGGACCCCCAGGACCCTGCACGTCGGACCTTTCCCCCCCCAGCCCCGAGTACGAGCAAAGTTAAAGGGtaaaaggaaacagaggcaggaaCCACGTTCAACTCACCCCTCCGTCAGATCCTCCCAGCGAGAGCCCCTTCTCAGCTATGCTGTGGGGGACAACATTGAGTCAGAATTTAGTTACTAGAATTATCCATAATACATCGAGGCAAAATATCAATCAGTATAATTCAGGTAACGTAGTAGATTCTGCTTGTCTAATGTTCATGATACAACCGTTTAGACCAAAGGACTCAATGTCAAAGTTAAGCGGGTGACAATATCGTCACCGCTGTCTTGTTAAGATGTGGCTCAGCTTAGAAACCGCCAGGCTTAACTTCTCGTTTTTTCACCAAGAGCCGATGGTGCTGCACGCAGCGTGCGGCCAGCAGCCTGGGGAGGATTCCCGGAACCGGCAGAACCGCTCCGAGTCTCTCCCAGGACTGTGGAGGACCCTGTGGAGGGACAGGCTCCCCTGGAGTCCCAGGGACACGGCGCCGGACTGGGGGGACAGCCCGAGGGCCAGAAGCCACTCCACGCGCTTCGAGCCTAAACAACTGGTCTGAAAATCAAAGCTTTCAAGATCTGGTTTTTCAATTCTCAACAGGGAAAAATGCAGTGCCAGCTGCTTCCGGTCAGCGCCTGGTGCTGCCACGAGCCACAGCCAGTTGGCGGAGGGGCTGACCCCTGCCCAGCCGCACAGCAGACGCTGGAGCATGAGGTAGCAACTGACCACCGAGGCTCGGACAGCACGTGTCTCCACGCGTGTGGGGCTCCCGCAACAGGCGTGGGGACAGCATCGCCCCGGAGAGGAGGCCGGGAAGGTTCCGCCAGTGACAGCAGCCCTGAGGGCCACGGCCTTTCCTCCTAGAAATTGGAAAACCCAACCTTTGCCTTTGAAAGCACAGAAGGAAATTCTTACTAATTGTAATGAAATCtgttaaatcatttttttcagtAGTAATTTTCTgcttcctgccccaggcccactttgccgtttgtttgtttaaatctgACCAGTGAACACCCAGGATGAGGCGCTCAGAGGGGGCGGTTACCTGCGAATCTGCTCCGCTTCTTGCCTGGTGATGACGACATCGGTCACGCCTCTGCCGCACTTCCTGGGGGTGCAGCCTAGAGGGACGACAGCAGGAGAAGCTCACTTAGCGGTTGGCCCCAGGGACGGCGGGCTCCGGTGAGCTGGGGCTGGCAAGGCCCCTCCAGGATTAGCATGGCCAGATCTGGCTAACACACCCGGGTGAGCACGACGCGCGCAGACGTGTGCCCGGGCAGGATCCCGGGAGTCTGCGTCCCACTGGGCGTCCTGTGCTTCCTGAGGCGCTGGCTGACAGGCTAATCCAGAAGCACCTGTCGCTGCTCCCAAGCCCTGGGAAAGCCGCAGACGTGCTCCAGACATGGTGTTGGCAACATTCTGGAACCGTCACCGACTGCGGGGCCGCACGCTCATCAGCGCCCGGCAGGAAATCCTCCGGGAGTGAGCAGAGCTGGGCTTGTAATTCCAGTCTTGGCCCTAAAACCGTCACGGTGGAGAGTCTAGCTCCCCTTTGGCAACTGATGGTGAAGGAGACAGAATCGGTGAGGACAGAGGGTCTGTGCCGTGAGCCGGATTAGGAGAAGCACGTGGAGCTCCGCAGGCAGCCATGGACAACACATTCTCCCCAGATAAGCGGGGACCAGAAGCAAAGACATATTAGGCTGCGAAGAAAGCCTGAACCAATCTCAAAGAACTGATGTCATACGGATTATGTTACCTAACTACGACATGAGCAGCTCCgagatcagtttttaaaaagagagaatcagctgggcatggtggctcacacctgtaatcccagcactctgggaggccaaggtgggaggatggctcga
The Eulemur rufifrons isolate Redbay chromosome 9, OSU_ERuf_1, whole genome shotgun sequence DNA segment above includes these coding regions:
- the OGFOD3 gene encoding 2-oxoglutarate and iron-dependent oxygenase domain-containing protein 3 isoform X1, yielding MAPQRRGATKAPEGSGAAERRRRISTKKDRVPREAQRRWLRTAGLGAGLAFSVFLLWSSLGADDGVTEVLAHRGEVLVGRFIEVPCSEDYNSHRRFEGCTPRKCGRGVTDVVITRQEAEQIRSIAEKGLSLGGSDGGASILDLHSGALSVGKHFVNLYRYFGDKIRTVFSEEDFRLYRDVRQKVQLTIAEAFGISPSALHLTKPTFFSRINSTAARTAHDEYWHAHVDKVTYGSFDYTSLLYLSDYLQDFGGGRFVFMEEGANKTVEPRAGRVSFFTSGSENLHRVEKVHWGTRYAITIAFSCNPDHGIADPAFP
- the OGFOD3 gene encoding 2-oxoglutarate and iron-dependent oxygenase domain-containing protein 3 isoform X2, whose protein sequence is MAPQRRGATKAPEGSGAAERRRRISTKKDRVPREAQRRWLRTAGLGAGLAFSVFLLWSSLGADDGVTEVLAHRGEVLVGRFIEVPCSEDYNSHRRFEGCTPRKCGRGVTDVVITRQEAEQIRSIAEKGLSLGGSDGGASILDLHSGALSVGKHFVNLYRYFGDKIRTVFSEEDFRLYRTAARTAHDEYWHAHVDKVTYGSFDYTSLLYLSDYLQDFGGGRFVFMEEGANKTVEPRAGRVSFFTSGSENLHRVEKVHWGTRYAITIAFSCNPDHGIADPAFP